One stretch of Variovorax sp. TBS-050B DNA includes these proteins:
- a CDS encoding MFS transporter, with translation MPIALLALTAGAFGIGTTEFVIMGLLLQVSADLHVSITAAGLLISGYALGVAVGAPLLTIATRGLPRKTVLLALMAIFTLGNLACALAPSYELLMAARVVTSLAHGTFFGVGSVVATGLVAPERRASAIAIMFTGLTAATLLGVPAGAWLGLHFGWRAAFWAVTLIGVLAFAVLALFVPRVEGEGKPAPLGEEIAVLGRPQVLLGLAMTVLGYAGVFVVFTYIQPILTRLTGLSEAAVSPILLVFGGGLAVGNILGGRLADRAVMPAVLGTLLALAVVLGAMQFAIGTPVAAVVFVGLLGIAAFATVAPMQLRVLEKAAGAGQNLASSLNIAAFNLGNALGAWVGGAVIDHGPGLRALGWVAALLTLAGLAIALWSRALDRREGRGKAASADCASARA, from the coding sequence ATGCCCATCGCCCTTCTTGCCCTCACCGCCGGTGCCTTCGGAATAGGCACCACCGAATTCGTCATCATGGGCCTGCTGCTGCAGGTCTCGGCGGATCTTCACGTCTCCATCACGGCCGCCGGCCTGCTGATCTCGGGCTATGCGCTCGGGGTCGCGGTCGGCGCGCCGCTGCTCACCATCGCCACCCGCGGCCTGCCGCGCAAGACGGTGCTGCTTGCGCTGATGGCGATCTTCACGCTCGGCAACCTCGCCTGCGCGCTGGCGCCCAGCTACGAGCTGCTGATGGCCGCGCGCGTGGTCACCTCGCTCGCACACGGCACCTTCTTCGGCGTCGGCTCGGTGGTGGCCACCGGCCTGGTGGCGCCCGAGCGCCGCGCCTCGGCGATCGCGATCATGTTCACCGGCCTCACCGCCGCCACGCTGCTCGGCGTGCCGGCCGGCGCCTGGCTGGGCCTGCATTTCGGCTGGCGCGCCGCCTTCTGGGCCGTGACGCTGATCGGCGTGCTGGCGTTCGCGGTGCTGGCGCTCTTCGTGCCGCGCGTCGAGGGCGAAGGCAAGCCCGCGCCGCTCGGCGAGGAGATCGCCGTGCTCGGCCGGCCGCAGGTGCTGCTCGGCCTGGCGATGACGGTGCTCGGCTATGCCGGCGTGTTCGTGGTCTTCACCTACATCCAGCCGATCCTGACGCGGCTCACCGGGCTGTCCGAAGCGGCCGTGTCGCCGATCCTGCTGGTGTTCGGCGGCGGGCTCGCGGTGGGCAACATCCTGGGCGGCCGGCTGGCCGACCGGGCGGTGATGCCCGCGGTGCTCGGCACGCTGCTGGCGCTGGCCGTGGTGCTCGGCGCGATGCAGTTCGCCATCGGCACGCCGGTCGCGGCCGTGGTCTTCGTCGGCCTGCTCGGCATTGCCGCGTTCGCCACGGTGGCGCCCATGCAGCTGCGCGTGCTCGAGAAGGCCGCGGGCGCGGGCCAGAACCTCGCCTCCAGCCTCAACATCGCGGCCTTCAACCTCGGCAACGCACTCGGCGCCTGGGTCGGCGGCGCTGTGATCGACCATGGCCCAGGCCTGCGCGCCCTCGGCTGGGTGGCGGCACTGCTCACGCTCGCGGGCCTTGCGATCGCGCTCTGGAGCCGTGCGCTCGACCGGCGCGAAGGCCGCGGCAAGGCCGCGAGCGCCGACTGCGCCTCGGCACGGGCCTGA
- a CDS encoding LysR substrate-binding domain-containing protein, protein MPRFDVNRSGEMEAFVQVVEAGGFSAAARLLDMTPSAVSKLVARLEQRLGVQLVHRSTRKLQLTPEGLHFYERSTRVLADMEEAERCAAAGAAPRGRVSINASVSFGQHRLVPLVPKLLEAHPQITLDIALTDRIVDLMDERADIAIRWGQLPPSDLVARRLGETSQAIVASPAYLAKYGTPHTPQELEAHNRLGWSYRRNTPDWPLCVDGRTIGLPVAGPVRAADGETLRHLALAGAGIARLSLYHVQADIDAGRLVPLLDEFNPGEVEPIHAVYIGKAGTLPARVRAVLDFLVANSGVGGGRYTLRRSAPMPSKATVT, encoded by the coding sequence ATGCCGCGCTTCGATGTGAACCGTTCGGGCGAGATGGAAGCCTTCGTCCAGGTGGTCGAGGCCGGTGGCTTCTCGGCCGCGGCGCGGCTGCTCGACATGACGCCTTCGGCCGTGAGCAAGCTGGTGGCGCGGCTCGAGCAGCGGCTCGGCGTGCAGCTGGTGCACCGCTCCACGCGCAAGCTGCAGCTCACGCCTGAGGGGCTGCATTTCTACGAGCGCAGCACGCGCGTGCTGGCCGACATGGAAGAGGCCGAGCGCTGCGCCGCCGCGGGCGCCGCGCCGCGCGGGCGCGTGAGCATCAACGCCAGCGTGTCCTTCGGCCAGCACCGGCTCGTGCCGCTGGTGCCGAAGCTGCTCGAGGCGCATCCGCAGATCACGCTCGACATCGCGCTCACCGATCGCATCGTCGACCTGATGGACGAGCGCGCCGACATCGCGATCCGCTGGGGCCAGCTGCCGCCGTCCGACCTGGTGGCGCGCCGCCTGGGCGAGACCAGCCAGGCGATCGTCGCCTCACCGGCCTATCTGGCGAAATACGGCACGCCGCACACGCCCCAGGAGCTGGAAGCCCACAACCGCCTGGGCTGGAGCTACCGCCGCAACACGCCCGACTGGCCGCTCTGCGTGGACGGACGGACGATCGGGCTGCCGGTCGCCGGCCCGGTGCGCGCGGCCGATGGCGAAACGCTGCGCCATCTCGCGCTCGCGGGTGCGGGCATCGCGCGGCTCTCGCTCTACCACGTGCAGGCCGACATCGACGCCGGGCGGCTGGTGCCGCTGCTCGACGAATTCAATCCGGGCGAGGTGGAGCCGATCCACGCGGTGTACATCGGCAAGGCCGGCACGCTGCCCGCGCGGGTGCGCGCGGTGCTCGACTTCCTGGTGGCGAATTCCGGCGTGGGCGGCGGGCGCTACACGCTCAGGCGCAGCGCGCCGATGCCGTCGAAGGCCACCGTCACCTGA
- a CDS encoding tripartite tricarboxylate transporter substrate binding protein, translated as MQRRSLLQAAGAAAATLGMPRLHAQDWPSGPVRIVVGFPPGGGTDALARVVAQKLTVMWNQQVIVENKGGVAGVLAAEYVSQQPSDGSTLLMAHINSHALAPSLQPKLRYSVERDFVPIVLVGVTPNLLIASPAQKALTTRDIVALCKAAPGTVSFGSAGAGSAQHLALEMFKLQAKVDALHVPYKGSGPLLADLMGGQIQYSFETMTAATPHVKSGRVLAVAQTRAKRAKGHPNVPTMQEQGFAGFEATTWYGLAGPGKLPQAVADKVNRDVNTVLAMPDVQEKLDTYGAEDGGGSQDKFKQFIASEIAKWGKVVKDGKVHVDT; from the coding sequence ATGCAGAGACGTTCCCTCCTCCAGGCCGCGGGCGCCGCGGCCGCCACGCTGGGCATGCCCCGGCTCCACGCGCAGGACTGGCCCAGCGGGCCGGTGCGCATCGTGGTGGGCTTTCCACCGGGCGGCGGCACCGACGCGCTCGCGCGCGTGGTGGCGCAGAAGCTCACCGTGATGTGGAACCAGCAGGTCATCGTCGAGAACAAGGGCGGCGTGGCCGGCGTGCTGGCCGCCGAGTACGTCTCGCAGCAGCCGAGCGACGGCAGCACGCTGCTGATGGCGCACATCAACAGCCATGCGCTCGCGCCCAGCCTGCAACCGAAGCTGCGTTACAGCGTGGAGCGCGACTTCGTGCCGATCGTGCTGGTGGGCGTCACGCCCAACCTGCTGATCGCGAGCCCGGCGCAGAAGGCGCTCACCACCCGGGACATCGTCGCGCTGTGCAAGGCCGCACCCGGCACGGTGAGCTTCGGCTCGGCCGGTGCGGGCTCGGCGCAGCACCTGGCGCTCGAGATGTTCAAGCTGCAGGCCAAGGTCGATGCGCTGCACGTGCCCTACAAGGGCAGCGGCCCGCTGCTGGCCGACCTGATGGGCGGCCAGATCCAGTACAGCTTCGAGACCATGACCGCGGCCACGCCGCACGTGAAGAGCGGCCGCGTGCTCGCGGTGGCGCAGACGCGCGCGAAGCGCGCCAAGGGCCACCCGAACGTGCCGACGATGCAGGAACAGGGCTTCGCAGGCTTCGAGGCCACCACCTGGTACGGCTTGGCGGGCCCGGGCAAGCTGCCGCAGGCGGTGGCCGACAAGGTCAACCGTGACGTGAACACGGTGCTGGCGATGCCCGACGTGCAGGAGAAGCTCGACACCTACGGCGCGGAGGACGGCGGCGGCTCGCAGGACAAGTTCAAGCAGTTCATCGCGAGCGAGATTGCCAAGTGGGGCAAGGTGGTCAAGGACGGGAAGGTGCACGTCGATACCTGA
- a CDS encoding tripartite tricarboxylate transporter substrate binding protein BugE codes for MNNRRDLLLAITAVAFGLPMASTDAHASSAFPDRPIKLIVPFPPGGSTDLVARLLAEKMSVVLGQQVVVENRGGAGGTIGISAVARAEPDGYTIGMATVSTHGANPAVYSKLPYDPVKDFQPITNVMSVPSVFVVSPKLPVKNMKEFIALAKSSPGKLTFASPGNGSLGHVNVEQFMDLAGIRLTHVPYKGAGQAAADALAGTVDAMTDNLPSSLPHIKSGKLRALAVLSPERSPLLPDVPTYRELGFESMSEGGWFGLVAPAGVPAPVIEKLMTSAHQAMQDPAFKQRTIDISGVPMANTPAQFAQQIREMMDKYARIAKVANIKL; via the coding sequence ATGAACAACCGCCGAGACCTCCTGCTGGCCATTACCGCCGTCGCCTTCGGGCTGCCGATGGCGAGCACCGATGCGCATGCTTCTTCGGCCTTTCCCGACAGGCCCATCAAGCTCATCGTGCCGTTCCCGCCGGGCGGCTCGACCGACCTCGTCGCGCGGCTGCTTGCCGAGAAGATGTCGGTGGTTCTGGGGCAGCAGGTGGTGGTGGAGAACCGCGGTGGCGCGGGCGGCACCATCGGCATTTCGGCGGTGGCGCGCGCCGAGCCCGACGGCTACACCATCGGCATGGCCACGGTGAGCACGCACGGCGCGAACCCGGCCGTCTACAGCAAGCTGCCCTATGACCCGGTGAAGGACTTCCAGCCGATCACCAACGTGATGTCGGTGCCCAGCGTGTTCGTCGTGAGTCCCAAGCTGCCGGTGAAGAACATGAAGGAGTTCATCGCGCTCGCCAAGTCCTCGCCGGGCAAGCTCACTTTCGCTTCGCCCGGAAACGGCTCGCTCGGCCACGTCAACGTCGAGCAGTTCATGGACCTCGCGGGCATCCGGCTCACGCACGTGCCGTACAAGGGCGCGGGGCAGGCGGCTGCCGACGCATTGGCGGGCACCGTCGACGCGATGACCGACAACCTGCCGTCGTCGCTGCCGCACATCAAGTCGGGCAAGCTGCGTGCGCTGGCGGTTCTGTCACCGGAGCGTTCGCCGCTCCTGCCCGACGTGCCGACCTACCGGGAACTCGGCTTCGAATCGATGAGCGAAGGCGGCTGGTTCGGGCTGGTCGCCCCGGCGGGCGTTCCCGCACCGGTGATCGAGAAGCTCATGACCAGCGCGCACCAGGCCATGCAGGACCCGGCGTTCAAGCAGCGCACGATCGACATCTCGGGCGTGCCCATGGCCAACACGCCGGCGCAGTTCGCGCAGCAGATCCGCGAAATGATGGACAAGTACGCACGCATCGCCAAGGTGGCGAACATCAAGCTGTGA
- a CDS encoding LuxR family transcriptional regulator, whose product MISSNLLPLDAAASLPDARDIDPALPPRQSAELPLDGPFPQLYSEEQLYLPPSADRRADGAPGIVGDLLDARDAEARRELVQDLLDALGFDWLAYGTVTYLRGRWWPLSFYTAHANPEWTQRYFSHRLYEMDLRQPGVPASSLPLVWDVEQIEAMPVSAATSAAEDPAGLRQRFVDDLRLSGIHSGLMFRLASPTQVNLYTVISLQSSEPGRRWITDDVVGHALTLGLSLHEYLSRHSRMPSEAGAAARIEISSTQQSILQHLLQGRSDKEIANHLDLSAHTVDYHMRQLRRRFAARNRVQLVNAVQQSDSDFGVLSDF is encoded by the coding sequence ATGATTTCTTCGAACCTGTTGCCATTGGACGCGGCGGCATCGCTGCCGGACGCGCGCGATATCGACCCGGCGCTGCCGCCGAGGCAGTCGGCCGAGCTGCCGCTCGACGGCCCCTTTCCGCAGCTCTATTCGGAAGAGCAGCTGTACCTGCCGCCCTCCGCGGACCGGCGCGCCGACGGTGCGCCTGGCATCGTCGGCGACCTGCTCGATGCGCGCGACGCCGAGGCGCGGCGCGAGCTCGTGCAGGACCTGCTCGATGCGCTCGGCTTCGACTGGCTCGCCTACGGCACCGTCACCTACCTGCGCGGGCGCTGGTGGCCGCTGAGCTTCTACACCGCGCACGCCAACCCGGAATGGACGCAGCGCTACTTTTCGCACCGCCTCTACGAGATGGACCTGCGCCAGCCGGGCGTGCCGGCGTCCAGCCTGCCGCTGGTGTGGGACGTCGAGCAGATCGAGGCCATGCCCGTGTCCGCAGCCACTTCGGCGGCGGAAGATCCGGCGGGCCTGCGGCAGCGCTTCGTCGACGACCTGCGGCTGAGCGGCATCCACAGCGGACTGATGTTCCGCCTCGCATCACCGACGCAGGTGAACCTGTACACGGTCATCAGCCTGCAGTCGAGCGAGCCGGGCCGCCGCTGGATCACCGACGACGTGGTGGGCCATGCGCTCACGCTCGGCCTGAGCCTGCACGAGTACCTGTCGCGGCATTCGCGCATGCCGAGCGAGGCGGGCGCGGCGGCGCGCATCGAGATCTCGAGCACCCAGCAGTCGATCCTGCAGCACCTGCTGCAGGGCCGCAGCGACAAGGAGATCGCCAACCACCTCGACCTCTCGGCGCATACGGTCGACTACCACATGCGCCAGCTGCGCCGCCGCTTCGCAGCGCGCAACCGCGTGCAGCTGGTGAACGCGGTGCAGCAGAGCGACAGCGACTTTGGCGTGCTGAGCGATTTCTGA
- a CDS encoding N-formylglutamate amidohydrolase, producing the protein MQDTDPVVVVADPPSDVARLPLVCDSPHSGTRYPADFVTRVPFAQLRQAEDTHVAALWAAAPRHGATLVSAQFPRAYIDPNRAIDDLDPELLDGPWPSPLKPGEKSRLGYGLVWSRIAADQPLYDQPLAPSAVQWRIDRFWKPYHAALSTAVQRALTDFGALWHLNLHSMPGNAYEKLRIASTRPLADFVLGDREGTTCEPALLNVVEASVRAHGYTVARNDPYKGVALIAEIGNPAKRRHSLQIEIRRPIYMNEKTREPNDGFAPLQQCLESTIGAVAAHVKLQLKKG; encoded by the coding sequence ATGCAGGACACCGACCCCGTCGTCGTTGTCGCCGATCCTCCGAGCGACGTGGCCCGGTTGCCGCTGGTGTGCGATTCGCCGCACAGCGGCACCCGCTACCCGGCGGACTTCGTCACCCGTGTGCCGTTCGCGCAACTGCGCCAGGCTGAAGACACGCACGTTGCCGCGCTCTGGGCCGCCGCGCCGCGGCACGGCGCGACCTTGGTGAGCGCGCAGTTTCCTCGCGCCTACATCGATCCCAACCGCGCGATCGACGACCTCGATCCCGAGCTGCTCGACGGCCCGTGGCCGTCCCCGCTGAAGCCGGGCGAAAAATCGCGTCTGGGCTACGGTCTGGTGTGGAGCCGCATCGCGGCCGACCAGCCGCTGTACGACCAGCCCCTTGCGCCGTCCGCGGTGCAATGGCGCATCGACCGGTTCTGGAAACCGTACCACGCGGCGCTTTCCACCGCGGTGCAGCGCGCGTTGACCGATTTCGGTGCGCTGTGGCATCTCAACCTGCATTCGATGCCGGGCAATGCCTATGAGAAGCTGCGCATCGCATCGACCCGGCCGCTCGCGGACTTCGTGCTCGGCGACCGGGAAGGCACGACCTGCGAGCCCGCGCTGCTGAACGTGGTGGAAGCCTCGGTGCGTGCGCACGGCTACACGGTGGCGCGCAACGACCCGTACAAGGGCGTGGCGCTGATCGCCGAGATCGGCAATCCGGCCAAGCGGCGGCACAGCCTTCAGATCGAGATCCGCCGGCCGATCTACATGAACGAAAAGACGCGCGAACCGAACGACGGCTTTGCGCCGTTGCAGCAGTGCCTCGAGTCCACGATCGGCGCCGTGGCGGCGCACGTGAAGCTGCAACTGAAGAAGGGGTAG
- a CDS encoding aldo/keto reductase translates to MEQRFLGRSGFKVPALGFGAGTFGGQGPLFSAWGNTDVEGARSIVDLALNAGVTLFDTADVYSNGASESILGAALKGRRDKAIISTKLALRAGDGPNDVGASRHHLIAATEAALKRLDTDYIDILQLHAFDAMTPVEMVLDTLDDLVRAGKVRLIGASNFSGWQLMKSLAASDRLGLQRFVANQTYYSLIGRDYEFELMPLGIDQGLGAIVWSPLGWGRLTGKIRRGQPLPEGSRLHETAGFAPPVDDERLYRVVDAMDAVAEETGKTLPQIALNWLLQRPTVSSVLIGARNEAQLEQNLGALGWQLSPAQIARLDAASAVTPPYPYYPYWNGQFAERSPVAVAT, encoded by the coding sequence ATGGAACAACGCTTTCTGGGCCGCTCCGGCTTCAAGGTTCCCGCACTCGGCTTCGGCGCCGGCACCTTCGGCGGGCAGGGCCCGCTCTTCAGCGCCTGGGGCAACACCGACGTCGAAGGCGCGCGCAGCATCGTCGACCTCGCGCTCAACGCGGGCGTGACGCTGTTCGACACCGCCGACGTCTACTCGAACGGCGCTTCCGAATCGATCCTCGGCGCAGCCCTCAAGGGCCGGCGCGACAAGGCCATCATCTCGACCAAGCTCGCGCTGCGCGCGGGCGACGGGCCCAATGACGTCGGCGCCTCGCGGCACCACCTGATCGCCGCCACCGAGGCCGCGCTCAAGCGCCTGGACACCGACTACATCGACATCCTGCAGCTGCATGCCTTCGATGCGATGACGCCGGTCGAGATGGTGCTCGACACGCTCGACGACCTGGTGCGCGCGGGCAAGGTGCGGCTGATCGGCGCGTCGAACTTCTCGGGCTGGCAGCTGATGAAATCGCTCGCCGCCTCCGACCGGCTCGGCCTGCAGCGCTTCGTGGCCAACCAGACCTACTACTCGCTGATCGGCCGCGACTACGAGTTCGAGCTGATGCCGCTCGGCATCGACCAGGGCCTGGGCGCGATCGTCTGGAGCCCGCTGGGCTGGGGCCGGCTCACCGGAAAGATCCGCCGCGGCCAGCCGCTGCCCGAAGGCAGCCGCCTGCACGAGACCGCGGGCTTCGCGCCGCCGGTGGACGACGAGCGCCTCTACCGCGTGGTCGACGCGATGGACGCGGTGGCGGAAGAAACCGGCAAGACCCTGCCGCAGATCGCGCTCAACTGGCTGCTGCAGCGGCCCACGGTGTCGAGCGTGCTGATCGGCGCGCGCAACGAGGCGCAGCTCGAACAGAACCTCGGCGCACTCGGCTGGCAGCTGAGCCCGGCGCAGATCGCGCGGCTCGATGCGGCCAGCGCCGTGACGCCGCCCTACCCCTACTACCCGTACTGGAACGGGCAGTTCGCGGAGCGCAGCCCGGTGGCCGTGGCCACCTGA
- a CDS encoding aminotransferase class V-fold PLP-dependent enzyme: MLQLDIHPTGRHFLQIPGPSPVPDRILRAMSLPTIDHRGPEFGTLGLKVLGGIQQIFKTRHPVAIYPASGTGAWEAALANTLSPGDHVLMYETGHFASLWQKMATRLGLSTEFLAWSGKDEHLPAAAGWRRGVQADQIEARLRRDTEKKIKAVCVVHNETSTGVTSDIAAVRRAIDAAGHPALLMVDSISGLASADFRHDEWGVDVTVSGSQKGLMLPPGISFNALSPRALEASKTAKLPKAFWAWDEIVAMNKDGYWPYTPNTNLLYGLSESLDMLLGEGLDNVFARHQRWAAGVRAAVNAWGLPIQCADPAVYSPVLTGVITPEGVDADALRRLIHQRFDLSLGTGLGKLKGRMFRMGHLGDSNDLTLVAMVAGVEMGMKLSGIKLAGSGVQAAMDHFASHAAPAALEQAA; encoded by the coding sequence ATGCTGCAACTCGACATCCATCCCACCGGCCGCCACTTCCTCCAGATCCCCGGCCCGAGCCCGGTGCCCGATCGCATCCTGCGGGCGATGAGCCTGCCCACCATCGACCACCGCGGGCCGGAGTTCGGCACGCTCGGCCTGAAGGTGCTCGGCGGCATCCAGCAGATCTTCAAGACGCGGCATCCGGTCGCGATCTATCCGGCCTCCGGCACCGGCGCCTGGGAGGCCGCGCTCGCCAACACGCTGAGCCCGGGCGACCATGTGCTGATGTACGAGACCGGCCACTTCGCCTCGCTGTGGCAGAAGATGGCGACGCGGCTCGGCCTCTCGACCGAGTTCCTCGCCTGGTCCGGCAAGGACGAGCACCTGCCCGCGGCGGCAGGCTGGCGCCGTGGCGTGCAGGCCGACCAGATCGAGGCGCGCCTGCGCCGCGACACCGAGAAGAAGATCAAGGCCGTGTGCGTGGTGCACAACGAAACCTCCACCGGCGTCACCTCCGACATCGCCGCGGTGCGCCGCGCCATCGACGCCGCGGGCCACCCCGCCCTGCTGATGGTCGACAGCATCTCGGGCCTCGCGAGCGCCGATTTCCGCCACGACGAATGGGGCGTGGACGTGACCGTGAGCGGTTCGCAGAAGGGCCTGATGCTGCCGCCCGGCATCAGCTTCAACGCCCTCTCGCCGCGCGCGCTCGAGGCCTCGAAGACCGCGAAGCTGCCGAAGGCCTTCTGGGCCTGGGACGAGATCGTCGCGATGAACAAGGACGGCTACTGGCCCTACACGCCCAACACCAACCTGCTCTACGGTCTGTCGGAGTCGCTCGACATGCTGCTCGGCGAAGGGCTCGACAACGTCTTCGCGCGCCACCAGCGCTGGGCGGCCGGCGTGCGCGCCGCCGTCAACGCCTGGGGCCTGCCGATCCAGTGCGCCGATCCGGCCGTGTACTCGCCGGTGCTCACCGGCGTGATCACGCCCGAAGGCGTCGATGCCGACGCGCTGCGCCGGCTGATCCACCAGCGCTTCGACCTCTCGCTCGGCACGGGCCTGGGCAAGCTCAAGGGCCGCATGTTCCGCATGGGCCACCTCGGCGACAGCAACGACCTCACGCTCGTGGCGATGGTCGCGGGCGTCGAGATGGGCATGAAGCTCTCGGGCATCAAGCTCGCCGGCAGCGGCGTGCAGGCCGCCATGGACCATTTCGCGAGTCATGCCGCGCCGGCGGCCTTGGAGCAGGCGGCCTAG
- a CDS encoding fumarylacetoacetate hydrolase family protein, with the protein MTPSTTALAEALANARRTHQTLDATPWLATLENADQAYQVQDAVAASLGWFADESAPRTWKSGGASRNAVLTHAPLPPAGVRAAPADFSDLVFHVPGIESEIALRLGREVTPAMAAALDHADAAALVDAMAVSVEIVDSRWQDLAATPALLRLADSQVHGALAIGEWKPYAAIDWTSQRCETRIGSAEPVVRQGTHPMGDPAWLLPVWLRHLTRHGRTVPAGTVVTTGSWVGILPCRRGDQVTVAFDGIGALRLSV; encoded by the coding sequence ATGACCCCTTCAACGACAGCCCTCGCCGAAGCGCTCGCAAACGCGCGCCGCACCCACCAGACCCTCGACGCCACGCCCTGGCTCGCCACGCTCGAGAACGCCGACCAGGCCTACCAAGTGCAGGACGCCGTCGCCGCGTCGCTCGGCTGGTTTGCCGATGAAAGCGCACCGCGGACCTGGAAATCCGGCGGCGCATCGCGCAACGCGGTCCTCACGCATGCGCCGCTGCCGCCCGCCGGCGTGCGCGCCGCGCCGGCCGATTTCAGCGACCTCGTCTTCCATGTGCCCGGCATCGAGTCGGAGATCGCATTGCGCCTCGGCCGCGAGGTCACGCCCGCCATGGCCGCCGCGCTCGACCATGCCGATGCCGCAGCGCTCGTCGACGCCATGGCCGTCTCGGTCGAGATCGTCGATTCGCGCTGGCAGGACCTCGCCGCCACGCCCGCGCTGCTGCGCCTGGCCGATTCGCAGGTGCATGGCGCGCTGGCCATCGGCGAATGGAAGCCCTATGCCGCCATCGACTGGACCTCGCAGCGCTGCGAGACGCGCATCGGCAGCGCCGAACCCGTGGTGCGCCAGGGCACCCACCCCATGGGCGATCCTGCCTGGCTGCTGCCGGTCTGGCTGCGCCACCTCACGCGCCATGGCCGCACCGTGCCCGCGGGCACCGTGGTCACCACCGGCTCCTGGGTCGGCATCCTGCCTTGCCGGCGCGGCGATCAGGTGACGGTGGCCTTCGACGGCATCGGCGCGCTGCGCCTGAGCGTGTAG
- a CDS encoding GntR family transcriptional regulator, with the protein MTADIIEISRLALHDQVAARLRTMLVEGHIAPGAKLNERALCEQLRVSRTPLREAIKLLAAEGLVDLLPNRGAVAVKLTEADVLDTFEVLAMLEGMSGELAAKRITEEALAEVRALHYEMLACFARHDLSGYYRLNARIHSAINDAAGNPVLSATYRSINARVQSLRFRTNQDDAKWKHAVEEHEQMIAALTARDAAAMRKVLVSHLMRKRDTVLALMRAGEIYPQASSS; encoded by the coding sequence ATGACCGCTGACATCATCGAGATCTCGCGCCTCGCGCTGCACGACCAGGTCGCGGCGCGCCTGCGCACCATGCTGGTGGAGGGCCACATCGCGCCCGGCGCCAAGCTCAACGAGCGCGCGCTGTGCGAACAGCTGCGCGTCTCGCGCACGCCGCTGCGCGAGGCGATCAAGCTGCTCGCGGCCGAGGGGCTGGTCGACCTGCTGCCCAACCGCGGCGCGGTGGCCGTGAAGCTGACCGAGGCCGACGTGCTCGACACCTTCGAGGTGCTCGCGATGCTCGAGGGCATGTCGGGCGAGCTCGCGGCCAAGCGCATCACCGAGGAGGCGCTGGCCGAAGTTCGCGCGCTGCACTACGAGATGCTGGCCTGCTTCGCGCGGCACGACCTCTCGGGCTACTACCGGCTCAATGCGCGCATCCACAGCGCCATCAACGACGCGGCGGGCAACCCGGTGCTGTCGGCCACCTACCGCTCGATCAACGCGCGCGTGCAGTCGCTGCGCTTTCGCACCAACCAGGACGACGCGAAGTGGAAGCACGCCGTCGAGGAACACGAGCAGATGATCGCGGCGCTGACCGCGCGCGACGCGGCCGCGATGCGCAAGGTGCTGGTCTCGCACCTGATGCGCAAGCGCGACACGGTGCTGGCGCTCATGCGCGCCGGCGAGATCTATCCCCAAGCCAGTTCGAGCTGA
- a CDS encoding AraC family transcriptional regulator: protein MIELLGTRYWRDADLTGLQLTSNRLSEREIRPHRHVGYTLAVSDAELHVRTSGNRVSVVPPGTLLRIAPQVWHSVQARSTPWREDAMYCSPAVARCISAAHESTPLARVEDDDGVAVFLDQAEARDFLECHRLLSEPTGIGRDDDTEESAAGRALLRQRLARWIPLAPQPARRLDGGDDRMNRLYALIASGFQQRLTLDSLSAAAGLHPVHVQRRFKGAFGFTPHEMLVGHRIEYARDLIAGGARVTYAAHAAGFTDQSHLHKTFLGTYAVMPGDYRRLSALDALQPASARNGISG, encoded by the coding sequence TTGATCGAACTCCTGGGCACCCGCTACTGGCGCGACGCCGATCTCACCGGCCTGCAGCTGACCTCGAACCGCCTGTCGGAGCGCGAGATCCGTCCGCACCGGCACGTCGGCTACACGCTCGCAGTGTCCGATGCCGAGCTGCATGTCCGCACCAGCGGCAACCGCGTGAGCGTCGTGCCGCCGGGCACGCTGCTGCGCATCGCGCCGCAGGTCTGGCATTCGGTGCAGGCCCGCAGCACGCCCTGGCGCGAGGACGCGATGTACTGCAGCCCGGCCGTGGCGCGCTGCATCAGCGCCGCGCACGAGAGCACGCCGCTCGCGCGCGTGGAGGACGACGACGGCGTCGCGGTCTTCCTCGACCAGGCCGAGGCGCGCGACTTCCTCGAATGCCACCGGCTGCTGTCGGAGCCCACCGGCATCGGCCGCGACGACGACACCGAGGAGAGCGCCGCCGGCCGCGCGCTGCTGCGGCAACGCCTCGCGCGCTGGATTCCGCTCGCGCCGCAGCCCGCTCGCAGGCTCGACGGCGGCGACGACCGCATGAACCGGCTCTACGCGCTCATCGCCTCGGGCTTTCAGCAGCGCCTCACGCTCGACAGCCTCTCGGCCGCGGCCGGCCTGCATCCGGTGCATGTGCAGCGGCGCTTCAAGGGCGCCTTCGGCTTCACGCCGCACGAGATGCTGGTGGGCCACCGCATCGAGTACGCACGCGACCTCATCGCCGGCGGCGCGCGCGTGACCTATGCGGCGCACGCGGCGGGTTTCACCGACCAGAGCCATCTGCACAAGACCTTTCTCGGCACCTATGCGGTGATGCCGGGCGACTACCGCAGGCTGTCTGCGCTCGATGCGTTGCAGCCGGCTTCGGCGAGGAATGGCATCAGCGGCTAG